The DNA region GCGCCGGGATCGCCAGCGGGAGGCGCGTGATCGCGCGCTTGCCTGGGAGATGGGCAAGTCGTTCGACCAGTCGGCACCGTGCAGCGCGCTCGTTCCCGTGTCTTCGATCGGTCATCCGCATAGCGGCGCGATCACGCTGTCGGTCAACGGACAGGAGCGCCAGCGCGGCGATCTCTCGCAATTGATTTGGGGTGTGCCCGAGATCATTTCGAAGCTCTCGCAACAATACGAGCTCAAGCCCGGCGATCTCATTTACACGGGAACGCCCGCCGGGGTTGGCGCCGTCGTACCGGGCGACAGGCTGGTGGGCGAAATCGACGGCGTCGGACAACTGGCAATAACAATCGGCCCGGAGGAAAAGTAAGTGCTGCCGAATGAACGGCTTAAGTATTCGCCCATCGCGCAGCGCAAGCCGCTGACGCTGCCTAACGGTGCCCGTTGCGTTGTTTGGGTCATCGTGAACGTCGAAGAGTGGAATCCGCTTGAGACAATGCCCCGCACGGTGCTGACGCCGCCGGCGGGGGGATCGCCGACGCCGGACATTCCGAACTGGGCTTGGCATGAATACGGCAACCGCGTCGGCTTCTGGCGCATCTTGGAGGTGCTCGATCAGCTTGGCATCCCAGCCGCCCTTGCCATCAATGGTTCTGCGATCACCGCTTACGAACCGATTTCCCGCGCCGCGCTCGATCGGAAATGGGAGTTCATGGGCCACGGCTTCTCGCAAAAGAACATGCAGAAGGTGGCTAACGAGCGCGAGGACATCATCAAGACTCGCCAGGCGATCATCGATTTCACCGGAAAGCCACCGCGCGGCTGGCTCGGGCCGGGCCTCACCGAGACCTGGGAGACGCCGGACCTGCTCGTCGCGGAAGGGTACGATTATGTCTGCGATTGGGTTCTCGACGATCAGCCGGTCTGGCTAAAGACGCGGACCAAGCCGATCCTCAACGTTCCCTACACCCAAGAGTGCAACGACGTCGCAATGATGCTCATCCAGCATCACGTCGCAGCCGAATATCGCAATCGCGCCATCGATCAGTTCAATCAGATCTACCTGGATGCCGCCGGCTCGGCGCGCGTGATGGCACTGGTCGTACATCCTTACATCATGGGCGCGCCGCATCGCATTCGCTATTTCCGCGAGGCCCTTGAACATATCAGGAAGCACTCTGACGTCCTGTTTCAAACAGGTGAGCAGATCCACGACTGGTTCGTTGCCGGCAATCCCGCGGCCTGACCGTATAAGAAAATAGGGAGAGAAAACGCTCATGCATAAGCCGATCGCCGCCGCCAAGCCCGCCACAGCCTATGTGCTCCTCGGTGCGGGAGTCCTCATTCTTTCCTATTGCGTGAACGCAATGGACCGTACGCTATTTCCGCTTCTGCTCACGGACGTGCGGAAGGAATACGGACTCGGCCTGCCGGAGGCAGGGCTACTATCGACCATCTTCACGCTCGGGATGGCGGTCGCCGGTCTGCCGACCGGCTATCTGATGTCGCGCTACTCGCGCAAGACGGTAATCCAGGTCGGCATGCTGATCTACTCTGGCGGCACGGTTATTACCGTCCTGTCGTACGGTTTCTCCGACATGTTGGTTTATCGAGCGCTCACCGGCGTCGGCGAAGCCATGCAGCTCACTGCGCTGCTCGCCGTCTTCTCCAGCTATTTCGCGCGGCACCGCGCGGTCGCCGTCGGTGCGTTGAACTACGCCTATGCCTTCGGCGCGATTGTCGCGCCCGCCCTCGGCACGAAGCTTCTCGTCAGCTATGCGACCTGGCATGCACCGATGATCGTTTTCGGGGTTCTGGGCTTCGCGCTGATGGTGCTCGTAGCCTTGTTCGTTAGGCCGTGGCTCAGTGAAGTGACTGGCGAAGGTCAAGCCCATACTGCCGTCGGTGGCGCTATGAATCTTCGAAATCCCAACACCTATGTGCTGACCGCGCTGAGTGTCGTATTCGGCCTTGGTCTCTACGGTTATCTCGGCATGTACCCGACCTTCCTGCGCGAGCAATTGCACTTTGCACCGGCCGACATCGGGCGCGTGATGAGTACCTATGGCCTCGGTGTGCTCGTGTCGGCGTTCGCGGGCTGGCTTGGCGACCGGTTCTCGCCTCGGTTCGTGTTGAGTGTGAGCTTCCTTGCGGCGGCGGTGATCTCTGTAGGGCTGTTCAACGGCCCGACGGCAGTCGGCACGCAGGCGGCGTTATCGTTCTGTCTCGGCATGGCGTTCAGCGGCACCATCTTCGTCAATCTGGCCGCCTATCATGTCAAAGCGGTGCGCGGCGATCTCGCGGGGCGCGCTTCCGGTGTTTTCGTGACGTCTGTCTATGCCTCCGCCACGGTCGCCGGTTATCTCATCGGCTGGCTCGTCAAGCTGTTCGGTTGGAGCACGGCTGGCAACGTTCAACTGGCGGCACTGTGTCTCCTGGCTGCTATCCTGTCGCTGTTTGTGCGCCCCGAACTCATGACGCGCCGGGTGTAGAGGAAGAAATGACCGCAACATCAAGCCTGCCCCAACTCAAGGTCAACGTCTTCCCGGGAGGCTTTAACTGGGGCCTCTATGTCGGGATCGACCAGGGACTGTTCGCCGCGGAGGGGATCGACATTGCGGTCCTGCCGACGCCCAACTCCGTCACGCAGATGACCGAATTGTCGGAGGGCAAGTTCGATATCGCCATGACGGCGGTCGATAACATCGTTGCTTACCGTGAAGGGCAGGGCGAGGCACCCATCGGTGCGCAGCCCGAGTTCTTTGCCTTTATGGGCAGCGACAGCGGCTTCCTTCGGCTTGTCGCAGCGTCGGAGATCGCGTCCATCGAGAACCTGCGCGGGAAGCTCCTCTCTGTCGACGCGTTGACGACCGGTTACGCCTTTGTGCTGTACGAAATTTTGCGGCGTAACGGCATGATTGCGGGCGATTACCGGCTGAGACGGGTCGGCGGCATGATCCAGCGGCTCAACAGCATGCTGGATGGAAACGAAGTGGCGACGCTTCTCTCGGCGCCTTACAATCTTGTCGCTAGGTCGCGCGGGCTGACGCAACTCGTCTCCGCTGTTTCCGTCGTCGGTCCGTATCAAGGCAATGTCGCTGCCGCGCGGCGATCATGGGCGCAGGCCAACCGTGACAAGGTCGTGGCGTTTATTCGTGCCTACCGGCGGGCGATCGCGTGGCTTTACGAGCCGACCAATCGTGAGCAGGCGATCGCGACATTGATCCGGCATGTGCCCGGTATGTCGAAGGACCTTGCGGAAGCGAGCTATCCGGAGCTGCTCGCGCCGGAAGATGGGTTCTTCCGGGATTGCCGAATCGACCTCGCTGGATTGCGTTGTGTGTTGGATCTACGCAGCCGGTACGCAACTCCGCAAAAGCAATTGTCCGATCCGATGCAATATTGCGATCTTAGCTATTTCGTGCAGGCGATAGCCGGCTGACGCATCTCACGCGACATTCGGATGGGAAGGTTTCAAAAGGGTGTTGAGATGATCGTCGTGCCACCGCTGCCTGACAAGCTCGAGCAATTGACCCGGACCGATTACCCGCGCGTGTCGGACGCGGAGATGCAGCGCCGGCGCGTGCTGGTCGAAGGCTTGCTCCGGGACAAAGGCTGCGACCACCTGATTTTCTGCGGCGCAAACCGCACCGGTTCGGTCGTGCAGTGGCTGACGCACTGGCCGGTCACTAACGAGGCGGTGGGTGTGTTCACGCCTGGCGAGCGCAGCGCGATGTTCGTGCAATACGTCAACCATGCGGAGCTCGCGAGCATCATCGCCAAGGAGACGGACGTCGCCTGGGGCGATCCGACCTCGGTCGCGGCCGCGATCGGCGTATTGAAGCAGCGCAAGGCGCGGTCAGGACGGGTCGCATTCATTGGCCCGCTTGGGGCGCGGCAGTATGAAGCGCTGTCGAGCGAGTTCGGGCGCATCCACGATCTCAACGCCGACTATACGCGCTTCCGGCAGGTCAAATCCGATGAAGAGCTCGACTGGTTTCGGATCGGCGCGCATTTCGCCGACCTCGGCATGGCTGCGCTGCGGAATCATCTGCGTCCCGGTATCAGCGAGATCGAACTCTGCGCGCTGATCGAGCAGGCTTACGTGTCTCTTGGCGGCGGTCACGCGATCCATTTCGTCGGCAGCACTCCGATGGAGGCGCCGACGGTGCCGGTGCCGCGGCAATATCCATCGCACCGGCGCATTGCCGTTGGCGACGCGGTGAGCGCGGAGATCAGCGCCGCGTTCTGGGATCATTCCGGTCAGGTGCTGCGCAGTTTCACGGTCGGCAAGGAGCCGAACGCGCTCTATCGCGACCTGCATCGGGCAGCCGATGCCGCCTTTGACGCCGTCTGCGCGGTGCTGCGGCCAGGGGCGATGCCGGCCGATGTGATCGAGGCGGCCAGTGTGATCGAGGAGGCCGGCTTCACGATTATTGACGACCTGCTGCACGGCTACGGCGGCGGATACCTCGCGCCTATCTTGGGCAGCAAGAGCCGGCCGGCAGGGCCCGTGCCAACAGAACCATTCCGCGCCGGGCAAACGGTGGTTGTTCAACCGAACGTCGTGACCCGCGATCGCAAAGCGGGCGTGCAGATGGGCGAGCTTGTTGTCATCACGGACAGTGGCGTCGAGAGAATGCACCGTTATCCGCGGGCCTTCGAAACGATCGCCGTTTGATATTGTGGACCGCGCCGGCCGGGAGTTGCGCGGATCGATCGCCGGACGCCTCTATTTCAGCCCGACGTTTGTGATCGAGATCAATCGGCTGGTTAGGCGAGGCTGCGGCGCGGACCCTGGCGGGGCAGGGCTTACGGCCAAGTCTATTTCCCCTTGGGATGCTGTGGCGGCGGCCGTACTCTGACGGTCGGCGAAGCTTCGAACCCGTTCGTGCTGCGCTATTGGCAGACGGCCGGCATTGCTAGCTTGGGACAGGGCTAGCGAGGTAGCAGCGGTTGCTGCCGCACTGGGCCAAACGTCTTTTGAGGCGCTGGATCTGGGCGGCTGCGTCGATGCACCGTGTGCTGGTGCCGTCGTCGTGCATGGTGGATCGGGTGAGCCTTGGCTGGGGAACTAGGATTCGAACCTAGACAAACAGAGTCAGAGTCTGTTGTGCTACCGTTACACCATTCCCCAGTAAGCACATGATTTAATTAGGAAATATTGAAGTCGCTGGCAAGCCCCGTGAGGGCGCCGAAGCGGCGATTCCCGTTCAAATCGAGGCTTCTGTACGACGCCCCGGGTTTGCGGTCCAGTCCCTATTCGTTTTGGGTAAGCGGGCGGCGGCGGGTCAGGACGGTCAGGATGGTCAGCATCGACAGGACGGCCACGACCAGGAACACCAGCCGCGGCGAGCCGTGGTCCATCAACGGGCCGAAGATCAGCGGCGCGATGATTCCACCGATGTTGAAGCCGGTGGTGACGAAGCCGAACACCTTGCCGAAGGAGCCGGGCGGCGTGACTTCACGCACGATCATGTCGCGTGAGGGGCTGATGATGCCCGCGGCCAGTCCGGCGAGCGACATGGCGACCACCAGCATCACGGCGCCGAAGTCGACCTCGCCGACGATGAAGGTGAACACGCCGGTCGCCGCGAGGCCGAGCGCCGTCACCAGGCCGTGGCGCGAGGTGCGGGCGACCAGCAGGCCGCCCATCAACACGCCGATCGCCGACAGCAGCAGGAAGCCGGTCAGCGCCGTGTTGGCGGTCGCCACCGGCGTGCCATGCAGCACCCCCAGCGCCACCACCGAATAGTTCGACAGGCCGGCGTTGGTAATGGCGATCAGCATGAAGAACACGAGATTGAGCACGATCGGCGCCGAGAACAGCAAACTCCAGGCGCTTTGATCCGGCGCGGCCGCCTGTCGTGAATGCGGCGTGACCGGGCCTTCGCCGGTCATGGCGAGCAGGGCCGCGACCGCGATGCCGAGTATGCCCGCTCCGACGAAGGCGCCGCGCCAGCCCCAGAAGTCCTGCATCAACAGCAGGCTGAACGGTGCGACGGCCGAGCCGAGCATGCCGGCGAAAGTGTGCACCGAAAACGCCTGGCCGATGCTCCTGGCGGGCACATGCTGCGACAGCATCGCGTAATCGGCGGGGTGATAGACCGTGTTGCCGATGCCTGCGACTGCGAACATCGCCACGAACACCCAGAACGAGTCGATCAATCCCGCCGCGATGAAGGCGAAGGCGCCGAGCAGCAAACCGCCGATCAGCAGTGGCCGCGCGCCAACCCGGTCGACGATGAATCCGGCCGGCGTTTGCAACGCCGCCGAGACGACGTTGAACGCCGCGAAGGCGAAACCGATCTCGGTGTAGGTGACGCCGTACTCAGCGCGCACGAACGGCATCAGTGGCGCGAGGAGGATGATGTAATAGTGCGATACGAAATGCGCCGCGCTGACCGCACCGACGATGCGGACGTGTGGCGCATGGGCGGAGCCCAAGCTCTCAGTCGTCTCTGTCATAATATGAATCCCGGCGTCGGGACTATGGCCCGCCGCGCCGCCGCGATAAAGCCCCCAGGGCGAGGGGGCCCCATGCGCTCGGCGCGGAGACCGGCGGAACTTTTGCGGTCGGCGATCAGACCTTGGTGGTGGCGATGCGGGCGGCTGCCTTGGCGTTGAAGGCCATGTCGTCGAGATTGGCGATCGGCGCGCGGCCCTTCGCCATGGCCCGGTGGAAGTCGCCTTTCGACAGCGGCGGCAGGTCGGCAATGATCGACCAATGATCGCCACCGTCGCGGCTCTCAAAGACTTGGCCATCGGTGTCGCCGGCGAAGATCGCGGTCTCGTTGCCGTGTGCGGCAATGCTCATCGCTGAGAAAAGCGCGCGCTGGCCGTCGGGCAGACCGCCGAGTAGGCGTTCCCATGTCTTGCCGCCATCGCGGCTGCGCGCGATCTTCCCGCGGGCGCGGCCGAGCTTGTACCAATGCGGCGGCCAGCCGACGGCAGCCGAGACGAACAGGAGATCCGGATCGTCCGGATGCATCACGCAGGCGTCCGGGTAATCCAT from Pseudolabrys taiwanensis includes:
- a CDS encoding MFS transporter codes for the protein MTETTESLGSAHAPHVRIVGAVSAAHFVSHYYIILLAPLMPFVRAEYGVTYTEIGFAFAAFNVVSAALQTPAGFIVDRVGARPLLIGGLLLGAFAFIAAGLIDSFWVFVAMFAVAGIGNTVYHPADYAMLSQHVPARSIGQAFSVHTFAGMLGSAVAPFSLLLMQDFWGWRGAFVGAGILGIAVAALLAMTGEGPVTPHSRQAAAPDQSAWSLLFSAPIVLNLVFFMLIAITNAGLSNYSVVALGVLHGTPVATANTALTGFLLLSAIGVLMGGLLVARTSRHGLVTALGLAATGVFTFIVGEVDFGAVMLVVAMSLAGLAAGIISPSRDMIVREVTPPGSFGKVFGFVTTGFNIGGIIAPLIFGPLMDHGSPRLVFLVVAVLSMLTILTVLTRRRPLTQNE
- a CDS encoding M24 family metallopeptidase, whose product is MQRRRVLVEGLLRDKGCDHLIFCGANRTGSVVQWLTHWPVTNEAVGVFTPGERSAMFVQYVNHAELASIIAKETDVAWGDPTSVAAAIGVLKQRKARSGRVAFIGPLGARQYEALSSEFGRIHDLNADYTRFRQVKSDEELDWFRIGAHFADLGMAALRNHLRPGISEIELCALIEQAYVSLGGGHAIHFVGSTPMEAPTVPVPRQYPSHRRIAVGDAVSAEISAAFWDHSGQVLRSFTVGKEPNALYRDLHRAADAAFDAVCAVLRPGAMPADVIEAASVIEEAGFTIIDDLLHGYGGGYLAPILGSKSRPAGPVPTEPFRAGQTVVVQPNVVTRDRKAGVQMGELVVITDSGVERMHRYPRAFETIAV
- a CDS encoding fumarylacetoacetate hydrolase family protein gives rise to the protein MSDRFVVPPSVHALPVEGAPELFAVRRIYCVGRNYIDHIREMKEADERDPPFFFQKPTDALVQNGATVAYPMDTQDFQFEIELVVALGGGGRRIPVQAAKATIFGYAVGLDMTRRDRQREARDRALAWEMGKSFDQSAPCSALVPVSSIGHPHSGAITLSVNGQERQRGDLSQLIWGVPEIISKLSQQYELKPGDLIYTGTPAGVGAVVPGDRLVGEIDGVGQLAITIGPEEK
- a CDS encoding ABC transporter substrate-binding protein — encoded protein: MTATSSLPQLKVNVFPGGFNWGLYVGIDQGLFAAEGIDIAVLPTPNSVTQMTELSEGKFDIAMTAVDNIVAYREGQGEAPIGAQPEFFAFMGSDSGFLRLVAASEIASIENLRGKLLSVDALTTGYAFVLYEILRRNGMIAGDYRLRRVGGMIQRLNSMLDGNEVATLLSAPYNLVARSRGLTQLVSAVSVVGPYQGNVAAARRSWAQANRDKVVAFIRAYRRAIAWLYEPTNREQAIATLIRHVPGMSKDLAEASYPELLAPEDGFFRDCRIDLAGLRCVLDLRSRYATPQKQLSDPMQYCDLSYFVQAIAG
- a CDS encoding MFS transporter; amino-acid sequence: MHKPIAAAKPATAYVLLGAGVLILSYCVNAMDRTLFPLLLTDVRKEYGLGLPEAGLLSTIFTLGMAVAGLPTGYLMSRYSRKTVIQVGMLIYSGGTVITVLSYGFSDMLVYRALTGVGEAMQLTALLAVFSSYFARHRAVAVGALNYAYAFGAIVAPALGTKLLVSYATWHAPMIVFGVLGFALMVLVALFVRPWLSEVTGEGQAHTAVGGAMNLRNPNTYVLTALSVVFGLGLYGYLGMYPTFLREQLHFAPADIGRVMSTYGLGVLVSAFAGWLGDRFSPRFVLSVSFLAAAVISVGLFNGPTAVGTQAALSFCLGMAFSGTIFVNLAAYHVKAVRGDLAGRASGVFVTSVYASATVAGYLIGWLVKLFGWSTAGNVQLAALCLLAAILSLFVRPELMTRRV
- a CDS encoding polysaccharide deacetylase family protein, translated to MLPNERLKYSPIAQRKPLTLPNGARCVVWVIVNVEEWNPLETMPRTVLTPPAGGSPTPDIPNWAWHEYGNRVGFWRILEVLDQLGIPAALAINGSAITAYEPISRAALDRKWEFMGHGFSQKNMQKVANEREDIIKTRQAIIDFTGKPPRGWLGPGLTETWETPDLLVAEGYDYVCDWVLDDQPVWLKTRTKPILNVPYTQECNDVAMMLIQHHVAAEYRNRAIDQFNQIYLDAAGSARVMALVVHPYIMGAPHRIRYFREALEHIRKHSDVLFQTGEQIHDWFVAGNPAA